The sequence CGGCGTTGAATCTCAAGCTGATGGCGCTGGATGGGCGATGGGTGTTGATCGGTTTGATGGGCGGTCGTGAGGCGAAACTGGATCTGGCGCAGGTCTTGGCCAAGCGTGTGCAACTGCTGGGCTCGACGTTGCGCAGTCGTGACGATCAGTTCAAGGCGGATCTGTTGAGTGATCTGGGCCAGCAGGTGTGGCCGTTGTTTGCTGAAGGGCGGTTGCGTCCACAGTTGGCCAAGGCGTTTGCGGTGAAGGATGCCGAGGCGGCGTTTGCGGAGTTGGCGAGCAATACTGTTGCTGGAAAACTGGTTTTGGTGATCGACGACAGTCTGAGCTGAGCACGGAAAAGCCCCTCACCCTAACCCTCTCCCAAAGGGAGAGGGGACTGGCCGGGTTGTTCTGTCGGGCTACATCGACCTGATGCATCGGGTCGAACTCAGGTTTGGAATATCAGCCTGCCTGTGCAGATTAAATCTTTGTCATTTCCAGAGATGGATTGGCCAGTTGGCCTTTTCGGCGTGTTCCAGCAGCACTGGGTCTGGATTCACCACGTGCGGGAAATCCACTTTCAGCAACAACGGCAGATCATTGCGTGAGTCGGAATAGAAACTCGCACCTTCCAGGTTCTCTTCTTCAGCATCCAGCCATTCCAGCAAACGGGTGATCTTGCCTTCGCGGTAGGTCAGGGTGCCAACGGTATGCCCACTGTAAACGCCATGGGCGACTTCCAGTTCAATCCCCAGAATTTCATCAATGCCCAATCGATCGGCAATCGGTCTGACCAGGTGCGTGCCTGACGCCGAGATCACCAGAATCCGGTCGCCGGCCTTGCGGTGGGCGGCGATGGTTTTGGTCGCGTCGCTGAAGATGATCGGTTCGATGAAGTCTTCAACCCATGGCCCGACCAGGTGTTCGACTTCTTCCGGCGTACGCCCGATCAAGGGCTCCAGGCTGAATTCCATGTAGTCTTCCATGCGCAATTTGCCATGGCTGTAGGCGTCCATTAGTTCGTTGTTCTTGCGCATGAACGACTCGGGATCGACCCAGCCCAGGCGCCCCATCTGCTCGCTCCAGAGGGTGGCGCAGTCGCCGTGGATCAAGGTTTCGTCCAGATCAAAAATTGCCAGGGCCATCAGTGCAGTTCTCTCTTCAACGTCAGCAAAGTCATCAGGCTACCTCACACAGGGCCGTTGGATCGATGGAAAGTGCCAGCCGCTGACCGTCGGGATGGAGATCGGCCGCCGAGCGGTTGAGCACATCCACCACCAGTTCCACGCCGCGCGCTTCGATCCGGTAACGGATGACGTTGCCGAGCAGGCTGTGGCTGCGGATCTGCGCGTCGAGTTCGCCGTTGAGGCTCAGTTCGATGGCTTCCGGGCGAATGGCGATGCGGTGGCTGATCGGGCGCTGCAGCAGCTTCGACGCATCGTCGGCATCGAGCAGGTTGTAGTTGCCGATGAAGCCTGCGGCGAACACATCGACGGGTGCGGTGTACAAGGTTTCGGCATCGCCGCTTTGTACGATTTTTCCCTGATTCATCAGGAAAATGCGATCAGACATGGTCAGCGCTTCTTCCTGATCGTGGGTGACGAAAATCGTCGTCAGGCCGAGTTCGCGCTGAATCTGGCGGATCTGTTCACGCAGGTGTTTACGAATCCGCGCATCGAGCGCCGACAGCGGCTCATCGAGCAGCAGCAAACGCGGACGTGTGACCAGCGAGCGGGCGAGGGCCACGCGCTGACATTGTCCGCCGGACAGTTGATGTGGATAGCGGCTGGCGAAGTCGTTCAGTTCAACAAGTTTCAACACCTCGGAAACGCGTTTATGGCTGTCGTCGGCATTGACCTTCTGCATGCGCAAACCGAAGGCGACGTTTTGCTCGACGGTCATATTGGGGAACAGCGCATAACTCTGAAACACCATGCCAATCCCGCGTTTCTGCGGGCTCAACGGCACGATATCGACGCCATCCAGCAGAATCTTGCCGCCATCGACCGGCGTCAGACCGGCAATGCAACGCAGCAGGGTCGACTTGCCGCAGCCGGAGGGGCCGAGCAGGGTGACGAACTCGCCCTTGTTGATCTCGCAGTCAATGTCGCTGAACACGGTGGTGCCGGCGTAACTTTTCTGCAGGTGTTGGACGCTGACATAGCTCATTCGCTTTTGTCCTTGTTCAAGATGTTGGCGATCCAGGTCAGGACCAGCACGAAAAAGAAATACGAAATAACCAGCGCGCTGGTGAAGTGGCCGCTGCTGTTGCGCATGTTGTTCAGATAAACCTGCAAGGTTTCGTAACGCGTGCCGACCAGAATATTGGCGAAGACGAACTCACCGAACAGGAACGAGAACGACAGCAGCAACGCGACCATCAGGCCTTTGCGCAGGTTCGGCAGCACCACCAGAAACGCTGCCTGAAAGGTGCTGGCGCCGAGCAGTTGCGCAGCGTCCATCAGGTCACGCAGGTTGATCGCCTGCAGGTTGTTGGTGATCGCCCGGTACATGAACGGCAGCGCCACGGTGAAGTAGCAGCCGATCAGAATCCACGGTGTACCGACCATCGCCATCGGCCCGGAACCGTAAAGTTGCAACAGTCCCACCGACGACACCACCGGCGGCACCGCGAAGGGCAGCAGGATGAGGATGTTCATCAGCGCATCGAGTTTCGGAAAGTGGTAATGCACCACGAACAGCAGCGGCAGGATCAGTACCACCGACAGCACCAGCGCGCCGACACACACCAGCAGCGACTGGCCGAAGGCGTGAAGAAAGCGCGGATCGCTCCACAACTGGATGTACCACTTGAAGGTGAAACCGCTGGGCAGGATGGTCGCTGACCAACTGCTGGCGATCGAATAGACCAGCGTGCCCACGAGTGGCAGCAAGAGGATGGCGAACAACAGATAAACCACGACGCGGTGGTAGAGGCCGGCCGGGCCGGATTCAGCGCGAGACATGGTAGCTCCTCTTCAACAGCAGTTGATGCACGACGGTGACGATGGTCATCAGCGCCACCAGCACCACGGCCAAAGCGCTGGCCAGATTCGGGTCAAGGGAAATGTCACCGGAGACCATCGCCGCAATCCGGATCGGCAGGACGTTGAAGTTGCCCGTCGTCAACGCGTACACCGTGGCGTAGGCACCGAGGGCGTTGGCCAGCAGGATCACGAATGTACCGAGCAGCGCCGGGGTCAGCACCGGCAAGCCGATATGCCGCCAGAATTGCCAGCCATTGGCGCCAAGCAGTGCGGCGGACTCGCGCCAGTCTTCACGCAAGGCGTCGAAGGCGGGATAGAGCAGCAGCACACCAAGGGGAATCTGGAAGTAGGTGTAGAGGATAATCAGCCCGGTTTTCGAGTACAGGTTGAAATCCTGAATGATCCCCGACTGCTTCAGCATGATCGTGATGCTGCCGTTGAAACCGAGCAGGATGATGAACGCGAAGGCCAAGGGTACGCCGGAAAAATTGCTGGTCATGTTGGCGAAGGCATTCACGAAATTGCGCAGTTTCGAATCGACCCGGCGCAGGGAATACGCACCCAGTACGGCAATGATGATGCCGAACACGCTCGACCAGAAACTGATTTCGAGGCTGTACTGGATCGCCTGCAAATAGAACTTCGAGCTGAAGATCTTGCTGAAGTTGGCCAAGCCCCAGCCGAATTCTTCTGATTGCAGGCTGCTGATCATCACCCAGGTCAGCGGAGCGATTTCGAAGACGATAAAGAACAGCGCGAAGGGCACCACGCACAGGGCTGCCAGCCATTTACCGCGAGTCATTGAGTTCACTTGAGCAACTCCCGGCACACCGGTTTGTCATGGGGCACGCCGAGCAGTTCGCAGACCGTGCCGCAGATTTCGGTCTGCTTCGGTGCGGCGTCAGCGTCGAGGCTGAACGCGTCACCGAGGACAAACAGCGGCACCTGACGCTCTTCCGGCAGCAGGCCGTTGTGCGAGCGATCGTTGTTCATGCCGTGGTCGGCGGTCACCAATACCTGATAGCCAGCGTCGAGCCAGTTCTGCAGATAGTCGGCGAGGATGATGTCGGCGAAGCGCGCGCTGTTGCGGTATTGCGAAGAGTCGAGGCCGTGTTTGTGCCCGGCGTCGTCGATGTTCATCGGATGGATCAGCAGGAAATCCGGATCGTGGCGCAGGCGCAGGTTTTCTGCGTCGGCGAACAGGTGCGAGTCCGGGTAGTGATCGCTCCAGTAGAAATGCCCGTGCTGGATCGGCAGCGACAGATTGTCGGTGTGGCGGTCGCGTGCTGCCACGAACGGCGAACGGTTATACAACTCGCTAACCCAGTGATACGCCGCTGCCGCGGTTTTCAGGCCGGCATCGCGGGCGTAGTGATAAATGCTGCGCTGATTGGACAAGCGCGAGACGTTGTTGTGGACGATGCCGCTGTCGATCGGCGGCACGCCGGTGAGGATGCATTCATAAAGCGGTCGGGACAGGGCCGGCAGTTCGCACTCCAACTGGTAGAGCGCGGCGCGTCCTGCGCCAACATAAGCCTGCAGATGCCCCATGGCGTGACGCGCGACCTCGTAGTTGAGGCCGTCGAGCACGACAAGGATGACGTTGTGCTTCATAGGGGCAAAAACTCCGCGAAACAGGAAATTTCAGATTCAACCGAGATCCCCTGTAGGAGTGAGCCTGCTCGCGATAGCTGTTGAACATTCAACAACAATGTTGACTGAATTACCGCTATCGCGAGCAGGCTCACTCCTACATGGGGATTTGTTTCAGATCACACAGTAGTGATCAGTCGCTTTATTTCATCTCTACGATGACTTCTTCGTTCCACTGCTGTGGCAGGGCCTTGGAAGTCTTTTCCCACGCATCGGCGTCTTTGATCGGGGTGACCTTTTTGTACTGCTCGTTTGGCAGCAGTTTGGCCTTCACGTCTTCTGGCAGTTGCAGGTGCTCGGCGCGGATCGGACGGGCGTTGCCGCGCGCGAGGTTGGTCTGGCCGGCGTCACTGAAGATGTATTCGCGGGTCAGCTTGGCGGCGTTCGGGTTTTTCGCGTACTTGTTGATGATCGTGGTGTAGCCGGAAATCACCGAACCGTCGGACGGGATCAGCACCACGTAGTCATCCGGGTTGGCCATCTTGGCTTTGTAGCTGAGGCCGTTGAAGTCCCAGACCACACCGACTTCGATCTCGCCTTTTTCCATGGTGGCGATGGTCGGGTTAGCCATCGACAGACGACCTTGCTTGGCGATGTCGGCGAACAGCAGCAGCGCAGGCTTGATGTTTTTCTCGTCGCCACCGTTGGCCAGTGCTGCAGCCAGAACGCCGTTGGCGGCTTGTGCGGCGGTGCTCACGTCACCGATGGAAACCTTGTATTTGCCGCCCTTGAGGTCTGCCCATTTGGTCGGTACTTCGGAGCCGTGCAGCAGTTTTTTGTTGACGATGAAGGCGATGGTGCCGGTGTAGGCCAGCGCCCAGTTGCCGTCCTTGTCCTTGGCCCAGTCCGGAACCTGATCCCAGGTGCTTGGCTTGTACGGTTGCACCACGCCTTGTTTGACCGCAATCGGGCCGAAGGCCGCACCGACGTCGCCGATGTCGGCGGTGGCGTTATCTTTTTCTGCGGCGAATTTGGCGATTTCCTGGGCCGAGCTCATGTCGGTGTCGATGTGTTTCAGGCCGTAGGTTTTGGCCAGGTCTTCCCAGGTGCCTTTCCAGTTGGCCCAGTCATCGGGCATGCCGACGCTGTTGACGGCACCTTCCGCTTTCGCAGCGGCTTCGAGGGTTTTCAGATCGGTGCCGGCCGCCATGGCGGAGGTGCACATTGCAATGGTCGAGCCTAACAGTGTTGCCAGGAAAAGCTGTTTCATTCCGAAGCTCCTTGGTCGTGTTCAACGCTGCGATTGCGGTGTGTGTTGGTCTAGGTCAGCAATACCTGAGCCAATTTAGGCGGGCTGGATGACACTTTGATGTCGGCGGCCCTGCGGCAGGTCTTTTGTTTGCTCGGTATCAGCGGTTGCCAGATAAGCGTAGACCATGCCCAAGCCCCGGCGGACAAGGGACTTGGCCGATGTATTGCAAGTCATGAGGACGACCGTTCGGTAGTTTTGTCATCTCTCGGTCATCTGCACTGCCTAGGCTTGCAATATCACGCAACGGCTCGATTGCCGTGCGATTTTGCCCTGAAACAGTGCTGGTCTAGTCCAGATAGGTAACGTTGATGCGCGATGAGGCAACAAAAGCGGTGACAGCGATTGGCCAGGTGCTGCAGGAACAACTCGATCACGGGTTGCTGGCGGCGGGCAGCAAGTTGCCGGCCGAGCGCAAGCTCAGTGAGTTGTTCGGTACGACGCGGATTACCGTGCGTGAGGCGTTGTTGCAGTTGGAGGCGCAGGGGCAGATTTATCGCGAGGAGCGACGTGGCTGGTTCGTTTCGCCGCCGCGTCTGGCGTACAACCTGATGCAGCGCAGTCACTTTCACGCAATGGTCAGTGCGCAGGGGCGGGTGCCGTCGACCGAGGTGATTTCGGCACGTTTGCAGCCGGCGTCGGCGGCGGTGTGTGCCTGGTTGCAGTTGCCGGCGTTGTCGAGTGTGATTCAGATTTGTCGGTCACGGCGGATTGATGGGCGGTTGGTGTTGTATGTGGAGCACTATTTGAATCCGCAGTTTTTTCCGGGGATTCTTGAGTTTGATTTGAATCAGTCGATGACCGAGTTGTATGCGCGGCATTACGATTTGCACTATGGGCGGGTGCGGTTTGAGATTGTGCCTACGTCGTTGTCGGTGGATGCGGCGGCGGCTTTACGGGTGTCGGTGGGGAGTCCGGGGTTGCGGATTGCTCGGGTCAATTATGATCAGCATGAGCGGTTGATTGATTGTGATCTGGAGTTTTGGCGGCATGATGCGATTCACGTAGGGGTTGATGTTGTTTGAGCTTTGACCTTTGACCTTGGCGGCCTGTGGGCCGACCAGGCTATTGGGTTCTGTGTGAATATCCGTTTCTGCGGGTGTCGCGGTTGGCGGTTTCGCTTTTACAGCGACTCACTTTTCCAGGCGCCGAAAAGTAAGCAAAAGGCTGGGCCCCGGCGTTCGGCCCGCTCGCTGGGGCTCGGGGTTCCTTCGCTCCGGGATCGATCCGGGGGCATCGCTTCCGGTTTGCTTCGCTGCACCTCCTTTCGATGTGTTCGACTTCGTCGAACGGCGCTGCGCGCCCACCCCCGGATCAATCCCTCCACTCAGCCTGCCGAAGGGGCCGGCACGGCAAGATCAAGAGCGGTACTCGAGCTTGCGCTCATTGTGTTGAGTGGGGCGGCTTTGCCGCGTGGGTTGTTCGCAAATCAAAACTGTGGGAGCCAGCCCTGCTGGCGATGGCGGCCTGACAGCCGACCAATTTCTGGAAGGGTGCATATAGTCCAACTGTGGGAGCGAGCCTGCTCGCGAAAGCGCCCCCACAGTCACCTCATCCCTATTTACCTGCCCCCGCATTGGCATACAAATAATCCGTCGCCAACGAGGCCAATGTCCTCACGCCCACCACCAGCGCCGACTCATCCACAAAGAACCCGGGATTATGATTCGGCGCTGCCTTGCTCATGTCCTGATCCATCGGTGTCACGCCGAGAAACACAAACAGCCCCGGCACTTCCTTGGCAAAGAACGAAAAATCTTCCGCGCCCCCCACCAGCGGTGCATTCACCACATCATCCTTGGCCGCCCACTTCAACGTCGGCAGCATCTTTTCCGTCAGCACCGGATTGTTGATGGTCGGGTCGTATTTTTCGATGATGGTGACGTCGGCTTTGGCGCCGCCGCTTTCGGCGATTTTTTCCACGGTCTGGCGTACGTCGGCATGCAGTTTCTGGCGGATGCCGTAGTCGTAGGAGCGGATCGTGCCGGTCATGTCGACCGTTTCGGGAATGATGTTGTAGCGCGTTCCGCCGTTGATTGTGCCGATGCTGACCACTGACGGATAAGAGGAGATGTCGGTGCGGCGGCTGACCACGGTTTGCAGGCCGACGATGGTTTGTGCGCCGACGGTGATCGGGTCGATGCCGTCCCATGGGCGGCCAGCGTGGGTCTGTTTGCCGAGGATTTTGATGCGCAGGTCGTCGGAGCTGGCGAGGGTGGCGCCGGGGCGGTAGGCGATCTGGCCGGCGGGGACGCCGGCCCAGACGTGCAGGCCGAAAACGGCGTCGGGTTTCGGTGATTTCATCACGCCTTCCTCGACCATCATTTTCGCGCCCCAGGTGTTTTTGCCGTCGGGGATGAAGTCGCTCGGGCCTTCCTCGGCGGGCTGGAAATAGAACACCACGGTGCCGGGCAGGGTGTCGCGCATGCCCGTGAGAATTTTCGCCGTGCTCAGCAGGATCGCGGTGTGGGCGTCGTGGCCGCAGGCGTGCATGACGTCGACTTCTTTGTCCAGATAGATGCCTTTGGCTTTCGAGGCGAACGGCAGGTCGGCGACTTCCTTGACCGGCAGCGCGTCCATGTCGGCGCGCAGGGCCACGGTCGGGCCGGGCAGGGCGCCTTTGAGGACGGCGACCACGCCGGTACGGGCGACGCCGGTTTTCACTTCCAGGCCCATGGCCTTGAGTTGTTTGGCGACCAGTTCGGCGGTGCGTTTTTCCGTGTTGCCGAGTTCTGGATGAGCGTGGATGTCGCGGCGGGTTTCCAGCAGTTCCGGCTCGAGCTTTTGCGCTTGTTCGGCGATTTGCGTGCGGGTGCTTTCCAGCGTTGCGGCGCCAGCGTGGCTGGCGAACAGGGTGAATAGAACGGCTTGGGCAATGCGCGTCAGTTGCATCGGGTTCTCCTTGATTATTGTTGTCGGGCTTCCCTGCCTGTGACTGCAACCGCGCGCCTGAGTGCTATTCCTTCGGCTGACCGCCACCGGCAGTGATCACTTGCACGCTCATGCGCGGCGTTGCCAGATCGAGTCCGGCTTCGTCGAGATGGCGTTTGAGCGACAGGTTGAAGGCTCGGGACACTTCCCACTGTTTGATTGGCGCGGTCTTGAACCGCGCCCGCAGAATCGCGCTGCCGGATTCGAAACTTTCGACCCCCTGAATCTCCAGCGGCGACCAGATGTTGCGCCGCTGTAGCGGATCGGTACGCATCTTCTGCCCGACTTCACGCATCAGTTTGATCGCGTCGTCGATTTCCATGTTGTACGGCACCGCGACGCGGAAGATCGCGTAGCCGAATTCGCGGGAGTAGTTCTTGATGCTTTTGATTTCGCTGAACGGGATGGTGTGGACGATGCCATCGATGTCGCGCAGGCGCACGGTGCGGATGGTCAGGCCTTCGACGGTGCCGAGGTGGCCGCCGACGTCGACGTAGTCATCGATGGCCAGCGAGTCTTCGATGATGATGAACAGGCCGGTAATCAAGTCCGCGACCAGCGACTGTGCACCGAAACCGATGGCCAGACCGATCACACCGGCACCGGCCAGCAGTGGCGTGACGTTCATGCCCATGTTCGCCAGCGCGACGATCAGCGCAATGATGAAGATCGCCACGAACAGCACGTTGCGGATCAGCGGCATCATCGTTTGCGCACGGGCATTCGCCAGGCCTTTGCGCGAGCGGGTGAGGGCGTGGTGCACAGCGGTGTCGGCGAGGATCCAGATCAGCCAGGAGAAAATCAGTGTGCCGATCAGGCTGAACAGTTTGACGCTGACGTCATGCCCTTCGCCCTCGGCGAAACCGATCAGCGACTGGCCCCAGACGCGCAGGCCGAGTTCGATGAAGACCAGCCACACCAGCAAATGCGCGAGGGTGTAGAAGAAGCTTTTCAGCCGCTCCGAATACAGCGCGTGACGTTTCGGCCCGCGTTGCGGCTTGAGTGAGTGACGGCGGACGAGGCCGTTGATCACCATGCACAACACCAGCAACACGGTGCAGATCAGTGACTGGCGCAGTGCGGTGCTGGTGTCGCCGGCGGAAACGAACGTGGCAAACAGCGAGATGCCGACCAGCACCAGCGCCGGCACGTACCAGAAGGTGCCGAGGATTTCGATGGTGTCGCTGAGGGCGCGGCGGGTCAGGCGTCGTGACAGCGGCTGGTTGCGGATCAAGTGCGCGATCGGTCGACGGAAACGCAGAATGAACAGGCCGGTCGACAGTGCCGCGAGGACATTGGCGATGGTCGCGGCGGTGTGGGCCAGATGCACGCCGAGGCTTTCGATCAGGCGCGGATCATTCAGCGCTTCGCCGAACGCGGCGAAGCTGCCGATCAGCCACAGCGGACGGAACGCCTGATGACGCAGGATATACAGCGCACGATGGCGGTGCGGGCCATCGAGCAGGGAAAACGCGATCACGCAGATCGCCGAGAAGCAGGTGCCGACCACCAGCGCATAGGCCAGCACCATCGCCAGGCTTTTGCCCAGCGACGACGGCAGGGCGTAGCTCATGTAGACGGTCATCACCAACGCGATCAGCCACGGCCCGAGCTTGCGCAAAGCGAAGCGCAGCATGTCGAGGGCCTTGGGGTGTTGCGGCAATTCTTCGGTGAGGCCGAAGCGCATGCGCACCCGGTGACCGAGCCAGATCAGCGCAGCGGCGAGCAGACTCCACACCATCAGAATCATGGCAAAACCGAAGATGATCGGCAGCCATTCGTTGGCCGGCAGCATCATGCCGCTCAGCTCTTCCTTGGCCAGGTCGAACTCGTTGCCCCAGCGGTTGAGCGGGCTGTCGGCGCCGGTGAATTGTTTTTCGAAGTTAGCGAGGGTACCGCCGATCAAGCCCAGAACGCCTTCTTCGGGGCTGGCCTGAGCCTTTTTGGTGGCGTCGCGCAGCTTCTTCAGGTCAGTCAGCAGCTGTGCGCGTTGCTTGTCGTTTTCCAGCGACTTGATGACTTCGTCGAGGGATTGACCCAGCGGTTCCTGCGCTTCTGGCTGTGCCTTGTTGGTGTTGAGCAGACCGGGCAAGCCGACCGCGTGGGCGGGCGCCAGCGGCAACAGCGTCATCAGGCAGACGAGGAACAGACTGGGCAAAGCAAAAAGACGAGCGAACACTAGGCGGTCAACCTCGCAAGGGGCGGATTCGCTGGAGTGTACGAGGCCCACTAAAGCAATGCGAGCCGGGCGCGGATTTTATTCGTTGAGTTTGGCGAGGATCTTGTACACCACGGTGGCGAGGATCGTCAGCATGCCGACCCACATGGCAAACACCCCGGCGTTCTTGTCGCGGAAGTTGAAGCCGATGGCCAGCAGGATCATTCCGCTCAGAATCGGAACGAGCATGGCGTGGAACGAAGACATCGAGATCATGGAGACTGCCTTGTCGAAATGAATGATGTAAGTCTAGGTCGGTTTTGGCGGAGCGGTTCTGATGTGTATCAGAATTGAGCCGGTTTCAGGATGAAATTTGTAGGGTCTGAACTGGCGCTTTCGCGAGCAGGCTCGCTCCCACAGTTTGGAATGCATTCCAGGGTGGGAGCCAGTCTGCTGGCGAAGTTTTACGGCAACTCGCGGCAGGCGTAGAACGCGCTCAGCACTTTGACCAGGTGCGCCAGATCGTGGCTGCCGCACAGTTCGCGGATCGAGTGCATGGCGAAAGTCGGCAGGCCGATATCGACGGTGCGCACGCCCAGGTGGCTGGCGGTGATCGGGCCGATGGTCGAGCCACAGCCCATGTCGCTGCGCACCACGAAGCTTTGCACCGGGACTTCTTCGGCCATGCACAGATGACGGAAGAAGCCGGCGGTTTCGCTGTTGGTCGCGTAGCGCTGGTTGCTGTTGACCTTGATCACCGGGCCGGCGTTGAGTTTCGGGCCGTGGTTGGCGTCATGCTTTTCTGCGTAGTTGGGGTGCACGCCGTGGGCGTTGTCGGCCGAGACCAGCAGGGATTTCTGGATGGTGCGGACGAACTCGTCACCTTCCGGCAGCAGACGGCGCAGGGTCTGTTCGAGCATCGGGCCGTCGGCACCGCAGGCCGAGCAGGAACCGACTTCTTCGTGGTCGTTGCACACCAGCACGCAGGTTTCGTCGGTTTCGGCGGTGAGCAAAGCTTGCAGGCCGGCGTAGCACGACAACAGGTTATCGAGGCGCGCGCCGGCGATGAAGTCGCCATTGAGGCCAATCACTGCAGCACTTTGCGTGTCGTAGAAACTCAGCTCGTAATCGAGCACGACGTCGGCGTTCAAGCCATGTTCGCGGGCCAGTTGATCGGTGAGCACGGCACGGAAGTCGACGCGTTCGTCACCGGCAAACTGCGCGAGGATTGGCGGCAGTTCGGTCTGCGCGTTGATCGCCCAGCCCTGATTGGCTTCACGGTTGAGGTGAATGGCCAGGTTCGGAATGATGGCGATCGGCGCTTTGAAGTCGATCAACTGGCTTTCGACTTTGCCGTCGCGGCGGAAGGTCACGCGGCCGGCCAGCGACAGGTCGCGGTCGAACCACGGTGCCAGCAACGCACCGCCGTAGACTTCAACGCCCAGTTGCCAGAAACCCTGACGCTGCAGTTCAGGTTGCGGCTTGACCCGCAGGCACGGGCTGTCGGTGTGTGCGCCAACCAGGCGGATGCCGCCGTGCAGGGGGGAGGTGCGGCCCATTTTGATCGCGACGATCGAAGAGTCGTTACGGGTGACGTAGTAGCGGCCGTTAGGCTCGGTGGTCCATGGCTCACGCTCGTCGAGGCGCACGAAACCGGCGGCCTCCAGACGCTGAACCAGACTGGCGGTGGCGTGGAACGGGGTAGGGGAGGCCTTGAGAAAGTCGATCAGGCCTTGGTTCAACTCTTCGCGCATAAGAAACTCCAGACAGCAATGGGCGGGAGTTTAACGCATCGGCCGGGGAATTGAATCTGCACCCGAACCCTTGTGGGAGCGAGCCTGCTCGCGAAAGCGATTGATCAGTCAACATCAATGCTGAATGTGAAACCGCTTTCGCGAGCAGGCTCGCTCCCACAGGGAGTCAGTGTGGTCTTTCAGAACGGCGCGGGGCACTCGAAGCGCAGGCGTTCGCCGGTTTGCGGATGAGTAAAGCTGAGCATGCTCGCGTGCAGGCACAAACGGGGCCATGCCGCCAGCGCCTGCTCATGGGCGTAGAGCCCATCACCGAGCAGCGGATGCCCGATCGACAGCATGTGCACGCGCAATTGATGCGAACGGCCAGTAATCGGCGTCAGCTCTACACGACACCAGTCACCGCAACGCTCCAGCACACGCCAGAAAGTCAGCGCATGCTTGCCGAATTCATGGTCGACCACATGACGCGGCTTGGTCGGTGGGTCGTAACGCAGCGGCAAGTCGATGCTGCCACTGTCGAGTTCCGGCTGACCCCAGGCCAACGCGGTGTAGGCCTTTTCGGTTTCGCGGTCGTGAAACTGGCGCGACAGTTCGCGATGAGTGTCGGCGTCACGCGCGAGCAAAATGATGCCGGAGGTTTCCCAGTCCAGGCGATGGACGATGCGCGCTTCCGGGTAGCCGTTTTCCTGCAAACGGGTA comes from Pseudomonas sp. RU47 and encodes:
- a CDS encoding amidohydrolase; amino-acid sequence: MQLTRIAQAVLFTLFASHAGAATLESTRTQIAEQAQKLEPELLETRRDIHAHPELGNTEKRTAELVAKQLKAMGLEVKTGVARTGVVAVLKGALPGPTVALRADMDALPVKEVADLPFASKAKGIYLDKEVDVMHACGHDAHTAILLSTAKILTGMRDTLPGTVVFYFQPAEEGPSDFIPDGKNTWGAKMMVEEGVMKSPKPDAVFGLHVWAGVPAGQIAYRPGATLASSDDLRIKILGKQTHAGRPWDGIDPITVGAQTIVGLQTVVSRRTDISSYPSVVSIGTINGGTRYNIIPETVDMTGTIRSYDYGIRQKLHADVRQTVEKIAESGGAKADVTIIEKYDPTINNPVLTEKMLPTLKWAAKDDVVNAPLVGGAEDFSFFAKEVPGLFVFLGVTPMDQDMSKAAPNHNPGFFVDESALVVGVRTLASLATDYLYANAGAGK
- a CDS encoding mechanosensitive ion channel family protein, giving the protein MFARLFALPSLFLVCLMTLLPLAPAHAVGLPGLLNTNKAQPEAQEPLGQSLDEVIKSLENDKQRAQLLTDLKKLRDATKKAQASPEEGVLGLIGGTLANFEKQFTGADSPLNRWGNEFDLAKEELSGMMLPANEWLPIIFGFAMILMVWSLLAAALIWLGHRVRMRFGLTEELPQHPKALDMLRFALRKLGPWLIALVMTVYMSYALPSSLGKSLAMVLAYALVVGTCFSAICVIAFSLLDGPHRHRALYILRHQAFRPLWLIGSFAAFGEALNDPRLIESLGVHLAHTAATIANVLAALSTGLFILRFRRPIAHLIRNQPLSRRLTRRALSDTIEILGTFWYVPALVLVGISLFATFVSAGDTSTALRQSLICTVLLVLCMVINGLVRRHSLKPQRGPKRHALYSERLKSFFYTLAHLLVWLVFIELGLRVWGQSLIGFAEGEGHDVSVKLFSLIGTLIFSWLIWILADTAVHHALTRSRKGLANARAQTMMPLIRNVLFVAIFIIALIVALANMGMNVTPLLAGAGVIGLAIGFGAQSLVADLITGLFIIIEDSLAIDDYVDVGGHLGTVEGLTIRTVRLRDIDGIVHTIPFSEIKSIKNYSREFGYAIFRVAVPYNMEIDDAIKLMREVGQKMRTDPLQRRNIWSPLEIQGVESFESGSAILRARFKTAPIKQWEVSRAFNLSLKRHLDEAGLDLATPRMSVQVITAGGGQPKE
- a CDS encoding M18 family aminopeptidase — protein: MREELNQGLIDFLKASPTPFHATASLVQRLEAAGFVRLDEREPWTTEPNGRYYVTRNDSSIVAIKMGRTSPLHGGIRLVGAHTDSPCLRVKPQPELQRQGFWQLGVEVYGGALLAPWFDRDLSLAGRVTFRRDGKVESQLIDFKAPIAIIPNLAIHLNREANQGWAINAQTELPPILAQFAGDERVDFRAVLTDQLAREHGLNADVVLDYELSFYDTQSAAVIGLNGDFIAGARLDNLLSCYAGLQALLTAETDETCVLVCNDHEEVGSCSACGADGPMLEQTLRRLLPEGDEFVRTIQKSLLVSADNAHGVHPNYAEKHDANHGPKLNAGPVIKVNSNQRYATNSETAGFFRHLCMAEEVPVQSFVVRSDMGCGSTIGPITASHLGVRTVDIGLPTFAMHSIRELCGSHDLAHLVKVLSAFYACRELP
- a CDS encoding RluA family pseudouridine synthase; the encoded protein is MPLSNIHIIHQDAAVLVVNKPTLLLSVPGRADDNKDCLITRLQENGYPEARIVHRLDWETSGIILLARDADTHRELSRQFHDRETEKAYTALAWGQPELDSGSIDLPLRYDPPTKPRHVVDHEFGKHALTFWRVLERCGDWCRVELTPITGRSHQLRVHMLSIGHPLLGDGLYAHEQALAAWPRLCLHASMLSFTHPQTGERLRFECPAPF